The following are encoded together in the Pseudodesulfovibrio indicus genome:
- a CDS encoding peptidase U32 family protein: protein MPENQPFRPELLAPAGDMEKLTTAILYGADAVYLGGEGLNLRAGAGGFDRQGLTEAFAKTAKAGVKAYYTLNVYPRQSHMKELHAQIDMLCELKPDAVIAADPGVIRLLRRELPEIPVHISTQANTSNVEAVRFWRENGARRVNVARELRSAELGEMLDACRKQMPNMELEVFVHGAMCMAVSGRCYMSALLNDRPGNLGQCSHPCRYEYRPTAITFEERTRPGENLWEIREQGGPVQDRPADEEFTFDAPEEFTFSTPEEAGQQPVADPALSAALDTDGWTKFFAAEDLCLLHYLEWFMRLKVASIKIEGRTKSSAYLAQVVDAYKSALLAASTGRFHPEIFLAELVNAASRPLTTGFFDPLNRGIIAQPPDPEEKRPVLARLVTPIAAGRWLVQTKARWDTSEPVEVLMPGLIRPRLAAEDYGLEDERGTGVDISHPGQRGVLICDHPELKPGMFLRKPWNLDDLD from the coding sequence ATGCCCGAGAACCAACCCTTCCGGCCCGAACTCCTCGCCCCCGCGGGCGACATGGAAAAACTGACCACCGCCATTCTCTACGGCGCGGACGCCGTGTACCTGGGCGGCGAGGGCCTCAACCTGCGGGCGGGCGCGGGCGGCTTCGACCGCCAGGGACTGACCGAAGCCTTTGCCAAGACCGCCAAGGCCGGGGTCAAGGCGTACTACACCCTGAACGTCTACCCCCGGCAGTCGCACATGAAGGAGCTGCACGCCCAGATCGACATGCTCTGCGAACTCAAGCCCGACGCGGTCATCGCCGCCGACCCCGGCGTCATCCGGCTGCTGCGCCGCGAGCTGCCCGAAATCCCGGTCCACATCTCCACCCAGGCCAACACCTCCAACGTCGAGGCCGTGCGCTTCTGGCGCGAGAACGGCGCGCGGCGCGTCAACGTGGCCCGCGAGCTGCGTTCCGCCGAGCTGGGCGAAATGCTCGACGCCTGCCGCAAGCAGATGCCGAACATGGAGCTGGAGGTCTTCGTGCACGGGGCCATGTGCATGGCCGTCTCGGGCCGGTGCTACATGTCCGCCCTGCTCAACGACCGGCCCGGCAACCTCGGCCAGTGCTCCCACCCCTGCCGCTACGAATACCGGCCCACGGCCATCACCTTCGAGGAACGCACCCGGCCCGGCGAAAACCTCTGGGAAATCCGCGAACAGGGCGGCCCCGTCCAGGACCGCCCGGCGGACGAGGAATTCACCTTCGACGCGCCCGAGGAGTTCACCTTCTCCACCCCGGAGGAGGCCGGACAGCAACCGGTCGCGGACCCGGCCCTGTCCGCCGCCCTGGATACCGACGGCTGGACCAAGTTTTTCGCCGCCGAAGACCTCTGCCTGCTCCACTACCTCGAATGGTTCATGCGCCTGAAGGTCGCCTCCATCAAGATCGAGGGGCGAACCAAGAGCTCCGCCTACCTCGCCCAGGTGGTGGACGCCTACAAATCCGCGCTTCTCGCGGCCTCCACCGGCCGGTTCCACCCGGAAATCTTCCTGGCCGAACTGGTCAACGCCGCGTCCCGGCCCCTGACCACCGGGTTCTTCGATCCCCTCAACCGAGGGATCATCGCCCAGCCGCCCGATCCCGAGGAGAAACGGCCCGTCCTCGCCCGGCTCGTCACCCCCATCGCCGCCGGACGCTGGCTCGTCCAGACCAAGGCGCGCTGGGACACCTCCGAACCCGTCGAAGTGCTCATGCCCGGCCTGATCCGGCCCCGCCTCGCCGCCGAAGACTACGGACTCGAAGACGAACGCGGCACCGGAGTCGATATCTCCCACCCCGGACAACGCGGCGTGCTCATCTGCGACCACCCGGAACTCAAACCCGGCATGTTCCTCCGCAAACCCTGGAACCTGGACGACCTGGACTAG
- a CDS encoding ChaN family lipoprotein codes for MNEHTAGTATFRKLPLCLLCLALALGACVRTAPVTLPVTAPEPVATPPLAVTFLPQKGDFISKYGDRVALAEITAIAKGYDYIILGEGHRNPIDHKVQQALLQALSESGDGLSLGLEMVAVDKQQELDDFCKGQVTLDALPGELQWDEKWGYDFAMFRDHFAIAKQNGVPVAGLNVPSEVTRKISREGLEALTDEERALLPREIVPPSTDQKTFLNAIMELHRDRDADDPAARERFYLVQSIWDSKMAEEAVALRAKFDWPVLVVAGSAHAEYGWGIAKRIRWMEPGARVLTIVPWRGGGFDSEEGDYFFYAPDSYRSRMGMTLAGQIGGGIVVESVERGSRADRAGLRPGDLLTDASGVPLDDLYDLHMAGTKVHDADEPLVFTVRRGGDTLSVDMGKLGQAKPGTKSEEDTPSPEMKPDTATEPAVPAATEPAVAEPAVAEPALAEPAGPTPGKEAR; via the coding sequence ATGAATGAACATACCGCTGGAACCGCAACCTTCCGCAAACTGCCGCTCTGTCTGCTCTGCCTGGCGCTCGCGCTGGGCGCATGCGTGCGGACCGCGCCCGTGACCTTGCCCGTGACCGCGCCGGAGCCGGTGGCCACGCCGCCCCTTGCCGTGACTTTCCTTCCGCAAAAGGGCGACTTCATCTCCAAGTACGGTGATCGCGTTGCGCTGGCCGAGATCACGGCAATTGCAAAGGGTTACGATTACATCATCCTCGGCGAAGGGCACCGCAACCCCATTGACCACAAGGTACAGCAAGCCCTTCTGCAAGCCCTGTCCGAGTCCGGCGACGGCCTCTCCCTGGGGCTGGAGATGGTGGCCGTGGACAAGCAGCAGGAGCTGGACGATTTCTGCAAGGGCCAGGTCACCCTGGACGCCCTGCCCGGCGAACTGCAATGGGACGAGAAGTGGGGCTACGACTTCGCCATGTTCCGCGACCACTTCGCCATCGCCAAGCAAAACGGCGTGCCCGTGGCGGGACTGAACGTGCCGTCCGAGGTCACGCGCAAGATTTCGAGAGAGGGTTTGGAGGCGCTGACCGACGAGGAGCGGGCGCTGCTGCCGCGCGAGATCGTCCCGCCGTCCACGGACCAGAAGACGTTTCTGAACGCGATCATGGAGCTGCACCGGGACAGGGACGCGGACGACCCTGCGGCCCGGGAGCGGTTCTACCTGGTGCAGTCCATCTGGGATTCCAAGATGGCCGAGGAGGCCGTGGCCCTGCGCGCGAAGTTCGACTGGCCGGTGCTGGTCGTGGCAGGGTCCGCCCATGCCGAGTACGGCTGGGGCATCGCCAAGCGCATCCGCTGGATGGAGCCCGGGGCGCGGGTCCTGACCATCGTGCCGTGGCGCGGCGGCGGGTTCGACTCCGAAGAAGGCGACTATTTCTTCTACGCGCCCGACTCCTACCGCTCGCGCATGGGTATGACCCTGGCCGGGCAGATCGGCGGCGGCATCGTGGTGGAGTCCGTGGAGCGCGGGTCCCGCGCGGACCGTGCCGGGCTGCGCCCCGGCGATCTCCTGACCGACGCCTCGGGCGTACCCCTGGACGACCTGTACGACCTGCACATGGCCGGGACCAAGGTCCACGACGCGGACGAACCGCTGGTCTTCACGGTCCGGCGCGGCGGCGACACGCTGTCCGTGGACATGGGCAAGCTCGGCCAGGCCAAGCCCGGGACCAAGTCCGAAGAGGACACCCCCTCGCCCGAGATGAAGCCCGATACGGCGACGGAACCCGCTGTGCCCGCCGCGACCGAACCCGCTGTTGCCGAACCCGCTGTTGCCGAACCCGCTCTGGCCGAACCCGCCGGGCCGACTCCCGGCAAGGAGGCCCGCTAA
- a CDS encoding Hsp20/alpha crystallin family protein, whose translation MVIDFNTLYNFPSRLDRVFEEFLRSPMGDDRRLAYPPLNLSNDEANIYVRAEVPGMAIDDVELTLTDKTLVLKGERTAPEGKYFRQERPKGVFHRVVNIGVPVDRDKVTASLKDGVLTVTLPKSEEIKPRTISIEAQ comes from the coding sequence ATGGTTATCGATTTCAATACGCTGTACAATTTCCCGTCCCGGCTGGACCGTGTCTTCGAGGAATTCCTGAGATCCCCCATGGGCGACGACAGGCGTCTGGCCTACCCCCCGCTCAATCTGAGCAACGATGAAGCGAACATTTACGTTCGCGCCGAAGTGCCCGGAATGGCCATCGACGACGTGGAGCTGACCCTGACCGACAAGACCCTGGTCCTCAAGGGCGAGCGCACCGCTCCCGAAGGGAAATACTTCCGCCAGGAGCGTCCCAAGGGCGTTTTCCACAGAGTTGTCAACATCGGCGTGCCCGTGGACAGGGACAAGGTCACCGCCTCGCTGAAGGACGGCGTCCTGACCGTGACCCTGCCCAAGTCCGAAGAGATCAAGCCGCGCACCATCAGCATCGAAGCGCAGTAA
- a CDS encoding Hsp20/alpha crystallin family protein: MSEVMKKEDAKELARFRPATDILEREDGFHIYMDLPGVKKEDMAIDLEEDELTITGRAVRNPNPGEKFVEMQFGDCEYVRSISISDIVDRERIKASLENGVLELYLPKVEKVQPKRITISAE, from the coding sequence ATGAGCGAAGTCATGAAGAAAGAGGACGCAAAGGAACTGGCCCGCTTCCGTCCGGCCACCGATATCCTGGAACGCGAGGACGGGTTCCACATCTACATGGACCTGCCCGGCGTGAAGAAGGAGGACATGGCCATCGACCTCGAAGAGGACGAATTGACCATCACCGGCCGCGCGGTCCGCAACCCCAACCCCGGCGAGAAGTTCGTGGAGATGCAGTTCGGCGACTGCGAGTACGTGCGCTCCATCTCCATCTCGGACATCGTGGACCGGGAGCGGATCAAGGCCTCCCTGGAGAACGGGGTCCTGGAGCTGTACCTGCCCAAGGTGGAAAAGGTCCAGCCCAAGCGGATCACCATTTCCGCCGAATAG
- a CDS encoding DUF429 domain-containing protein — translation MKRLGVDGCRGGWFAAWSDRGSWDFALYADFGLLWDAHRDAECILVDMPIGLARDAVRRADVEVRKRLGPRRSSVFNCPVRAAVHAPDKATAKALNRKAVGKSLSEQSLNIMKKIREIDLFLSSHPEAQDRLFESHPELCFAMAAGGPLTHPKRKAAGAAERCEVLGRFVPEPAGLVARVREAYPASRVAGDDVLDALMLAVTAGGGAANLRPVPDPVEKDETGLPMAVWYREFDNA, via the coding sequence ATGAAGCGATTGGGCGTGGACGGGTGCAGGGGCGGCTGGTTTGCGGCCTGGTCTGACCGGGGGAGCTGGGACTTCGCGTTGTATGCGGATTTCGGCCTCCTTTGGGACGCGCACCGGGACGCGGAGTGCATCCTGGTGGACATGCCCATCGGCCTGGCCCGTGACGCGGTCCGCAGGGCGGACGTGGAGGTCCGCAAGCGGCTCGGTCCGCGCCGGTCAAGCGTCTTCAACTGCCCGGTGCGGGCAGCGGTGCACGCCCCGGACAAGGCCACGGCCAAGGCGCTCAATCGGAAAGCTGTCGGTAAGTCACTTTCCGAACAATCGCTGAATATTATGAAAAAGATACGGGAAATCGATCTGTTCCTCTCCAGCCATCCCGAAGCACAGGACAGACTCTTCGAATCCCACCCGGAACTGTGCTTTGCCATGGCGGCCGGGGGGCCGCTGACCCACCCCAAGCGAAAGGCGGCGGGCGCGGCGGAACGGTGCGAAGTGCTGGGCCGGTTCGTGCCGGAACCGGCCGGACTGGTGGCCCGGGTCCGGGAGGCGTATCCGGCCTCAAGGGTGGCGGGCGACGACGTGCTGGACGCGCTGATGCTGGCCGTGACGGCGGGAGGAGGGGCCGCGAACCTGCGCCCCGTTCCCGACCCCGTGGAAAAAGACGAGACCGGGCTGCCCATGGCCGTCTGGTACAGGGAATTCGACAATGCATGA
- a CDS encoding Trm112 family protein yields the protein MTLKKELLDILACPKCKGGLKLLPAGDGLACAACAVVYPVKEDIPIMLVEQAVPDKEWTGSK from the coding sequence ATGACCCTGAAGAAAGAACTGCTCGACATCCTGGCCTGCCCCAAGTGCAAGGGGGGGCTGAAGCTCCTGCCCGCCGGGGACGGCCTGGCCTGTGCGGCCTGCGCCGTGGTCTATCCGGTCAAGGAGGACATCCCCATCATGCTGGTGGAGCAGGCGGTCCCGGACAAGGAGTGGACCGGTTCCAAATAG
- a CDS encoding response regulator produces the protein MEAHTMDVMIVDDHPLFREGLKTIISRDANFSVCAEAGNGSEGIALARDLHPDIVLVDISMPDTSGIQMIRELKDDLPTTRFVIISMHSEADYIVEAFRAGATGYIIKESAAHQLIKGLNTVAQGHLFLDSALSQEVVFKLLQTKTDGEDGKDDPYSTLTPREQEVMRMLAEGLTAKGVAEQLFISPKTVENHRTNLMKKLGLRSSVELIRYAARLGLIDIETWAT, from the coding sequence ATGGAAGCGCACACCATGGACGTCATGATCGTCGACGATCACCCCCTGTTCCGGGAAGGGCTCAAGACCATTATCAGCAGAGACGCCAACTTCTCGGTCTGCGCCGAGGCAGGCAACGGGAGCGAGGGCATCGCCCTGGCCCGCGATCTCCACCCGGACATCGTGCTGGTGGACATCTCCATGCCCGACACCAGCGGCATCCAGATGATCCGCGAGCTCAAGGACGACCTGCCCACCACCCGGTTCGTCATCATCTCCATGCACTCCGAGGCCGACTACATCGTCGAGGCCTTCCGGGCCGGAGCCACCGGCTACATCATCAAGGAATCCGCCGCCCACCAGCTCATCAAGGGGCTGAACACCGTGGCCCAGGGCCACCTCTTCCTGGACAGCGCCCTGTCCCAGGAGGTGGTCTTCAAACTGCTCCAGACCAAGACCGACGGCGAGGACGGCAAGGACGACCCGTACTCCACCCTGACCCCGCGCGAGCAGGAGGTCATGCGCATGCTGGCCGAAGGACTGACCGCCAAGGGCGTGGCCGAACAGCTGTTCATCAGCCCCAAGACCGTGGAAAATCACCGCACCAACCTGATGAAGAAGCTCGGCCTGAGGAGCTCGGTGGAGCTGATCCGCTATGCCGCCCGCCTCGGCCTCATCGATATCGAAACCTGGGCCACCTAG
- a CDS encoding PHP domain-containing protein, whose amino-acid sequence MSIDLHTHTTASDGTLSPTELVKLAKESGLDAVAITDHDTFQGVAEALEAGEKYGIEVIPGTELSLESPEGAGWIHVVALWLPEQAEELQKAFDWVLEGRANRNHEIVDKLRTLGVNITYEAVAARAKGTIGRPHFAQELLALGVCSSMDEAFKVWIGDNGRAYVPKRKLTPEQAFPILNDIGATSILAHPFALKLNYKATEKVVRDLMDLGLDGMEVFYSEHSEADTKAYGEMADRLGLLKSGGSDFHGANKPEIRLGTGRGSLDVPTALLEAMKQDRRSKGLPV is encoded by the coding sequence ATGAGCATAGATCTGCATACCCACACCACCGCCTCTGACGGCACCCTCTCGCCCACGGAACTGGTCAAGCTGGCCAAGGAATCCGGCCTGGACGCCGTGGCCATCACCGACCACGACACCTTCCAGGGCGTGGCGGAGGCGCTCGAAGCCGGAGAGAAATACGGCATCGAGGTCATCCCCGGCACCGAACTGAGCCTCGAATCCCCGGAAGGCGCGGGCTGGATCCACGTGGTCGCCCTGTGGCTGCCCGAACAGGCCGAGGAACTCCAGAAGGCCTTCGACTGGGTCCTGGAAGGCCGCGCCAACCGCAACCACGAGATCGTGGACAAGCTCCGCACCCTGGGCGTGAACATCACCTACGAGGCCGTGGCCGCCCGCGCCAAGGGCACCATCGGCCGTCCCCACTTCGCCCAGGAGCTCCTCGCGCTGGGCGTGTGCTCGTCCATGGACGAGGCGTTCAAGGTCTGGATCGGCGACAACGGGCGGGCCTACGTGCCCAAGCGCAAGCTGACCCCGGAACAGGCGTTCCCCATCCTGAACGACATCGGGGCCACCTCCATCCTGGCCCACCCCTTCGCCCTCAAGCTCAACTACAAGGCCACGGAAAAGGTCGTCCGCGACCTCATGGACCTCGGCCTGGACGGCATGGAAGTCTTCTATTCCGAACACTCCGAGGCCGACACCAAGGCGTACGGCGAGATGGCCGACCGTCTCGGCCTGCTCAAGTCCGGCGGCTCGGACTTCCACGGCGCCAACAAGCCGGAGATCCGGCTCGGCACCGGCCGGGGCAGCCTGGACGTGCCCACCGCGCTGCTCGAAGCCATGAAGCAGGACCGCCGGAGCAAGGGCCTCCCGGTCTAG
- a CDS encoding DUF6125 family protein translates to MDQSRNERDAIPGQELAEIIRQLAAHYGLWLAEAVHQLGLEGALDAEAEAGDRLVAILSGKLERALGRESGALFQGVDPAVLDAAAQALRTGWLAADGVWFQAVEQRAGMDAAKRVNDTCWARFAPLEARRAKALLKLPDNGGIPALKAVLAERMYGRLNRWEFVEETDASIVFRMTDCRVQTARKRRGLPDYPCKSGGTTEYTSLAREVDPRLRCTCVGCPPDDHPEEWVCAWRFTLDGE, encoded by the coding sequence GTGGACCAAAGCCGAAACGAACGGGACGCAATACCGGGCCAGGAACTGGCCGAGATCATCCGCCAACTGGCGGCCCACTACGGACTGTGGCTGGCCGAAGCCGTCCATCAACTGGGGCTGGAAGGGGCGCTCGACGCCGAGGCCGAGGCCGGAGACCGGCTGGTCGCCATCCTGAGCGGCAAGCTGGAACGCGCCCTGGGGCGCGAATCCGGGGCCTTGTTTCAAGGCGTGGACCCGGCGGTCCTGGACGCGGCGGCCCAGGCGCTGCGCACGGGCTGGCTGGCCGCGGACGGGGTCTGGTTTCAGGCCGTGGAGCAGCGCGCGGGCATGGACGCGGCCAAGCGGGTCAACGACACCTGCTGGGCGCGGTTCGCGCCCCTTGAGGCGCGCCGGGCCAAGGCGCTCCTGAAGCTGCCGGACAACGGCGGTATCCCGGCCCTCAAGGCGGTCCTGGCCGAGCGCATGTACGGCCGGTTGAACCGCTGGGAGTTCGTCGAGGAGACCGACGCGTCCATTGTCTTCCGCATGACCGACTGCCGGGTCCAGACCGCCCGCAAGCGGCGCGGGCTGCCCGACTACCCGTGCAAGTCCGGCGGGACCACCGAATACACGTCCCTCGCCCGCGAGGTCGATCCCCGGCTGCGCTGCACCTGCGTGGGCTGTCCGCCCGACGACCATCCCGAAGAGTGGGTCTGCGCCTGGCGGTTCACCCTGGACGGGGAGTAG
- a CDS encoding PAS domain S-box protein, with protein sequence MTLDQDLNIVRPDPETCDRLINSDPGLFRRLVEASGMAVSIHDKNLFPIWGNEAYARLWGYSVDRILELEQQMVMPPETVAIYRNEVMPKVCAGQRWEGEYVVRAGDGSLRTVKGWFDPILDESGEVSHVIAIKQDISDIIRTREELGVARKSLNFISKSTSDIFFRLNLKTGLYDYLSPSVERFSGYSVDEYQQHPMLVREIVHPDWHGYFDDIYEELMAGVVRPEYEFQFVHKSGEVHWANQRGILIFDENGEPMAMEGIATDITARKAAEERLRGNEEKYRFLAENISDVVWTVDNNYLLTYATPSMRDLLGYTLEELQGRNIRELVAPGSLAAFDQASERQREADARGDYGFINRMELEHLRKDGTSAWAETVARRLLDGNGRSCGLQGVTRDVSVRREIAAAMAESEARFRTLFEDSPISLWEEDLTRLKAYFDELKASGVTDFRTYFYAHPDALAKCATLVSVVDVNKATLDLLGASSKEDLFGNLDLVLTESSMAAFTEEMILLASGGHEYCGEITHRTLEGETIWVMVHFFVPDEFKDTLSRVIVSLLDVTPRKNAEEALMDSEERYRVLAENSQEGVIVMQAGEVRYVNESMIRITGYTLKEIGLLDFAAMLHPDDRATRSAQLTRLSTDGMNDLIGSFRILTRKGEVKWVNMNVKPIMWGGREAQMLILTDITRYKSLESELLTAHAQMENRVRKRTAELSEANVQLKAEAEERGKAQERIQTLTQQLIRVQEDERQRIARDLHDNVAQDLSSIMLKMETLFDGQDCVAQELSARGASVAEVLRGCIASVREIAYGLRPPALDQLGLVRALQNLSQDAGARYGFEVDFFSTGIDNVSLDFDVEINLYRMVQEAVRNICRHAEASKATVRLIKSHPDILIRIEDNGRGFSMEERLARADQDKRMGLRSMEERARLIGGVMDIQSLPGTGTRVVFKVPFENAKRHE encoded by the coding sequence GTGACGCTCGACCAAGACCTGAACATCGTCCGCCCCGACCCCGAGACCTGCGACCGGCTGATCAACTCCGATCCGGGGCTTTTCCGGCGGCTCGTGGAGGCCTCGGGCATGGCCGTGTCCATCCACGACAAGAACCTCTTTCCCATCTGGGGCAACGAGGCCTACGCACGGCTCTGGGGCTACTCCGTGGACCGCATCCTGGAGCTGGAGCAGCAGATGGTCATGCCCCCGGAGACCGTGGCCATCTACCGCAACGAGGTCATGCCCAAGGTATGCGCCGGTCAACGGTGGGAGGGCGAATACGTGGTCCGCGCCGGAGACGGGTCCCTGCGCACGGTCAAGGGCTGGTTCGACCCCATCCTGGATGAAAGCGGCGAGGTCTCCCACGTCATCGCCATCAAGCAGGACATCTCGGACATCATCCGAACCCGCGAGGAGCTGGGGGTGGCACGGAAAAGCCTGAACTTCATCTCCAAATCAACCAGCGACATCTTTTTCCGGCTGAATCTGAAGACCGGGCTGTACGACTACCTCTCCCCGTCCGTGGAGCGGTTCTCCGGCTATTCCGTGGACGAGTACCAGCAGCACCCCATGCTCGTGCGCGAAATCGTCCACCCCGACTGGCACGGCTACTTCGACGATATCTACGAGGAGCTGATGGCGGGCGTGGTCCGGCCCGAATACGAATTCCAGTTCGTGCACAAATCCGGCGAGGTCCACTGGGCCAACCAGCGGGGCATCCTGATCTTCGACGAGAACGGCGAGCCCATGGCCATGGAGGGCATCGCCACGGACATCACCGCACGCAAGGCGGCCGAGGAACGGCTGCGGGGCAACGAGGAGAAGTACCGGTTTCTGGCCGAAAACATCTCGGACGTGGTCTGGACCGTGGACAACAACTACCTGCTGACCTACGCCACCCCGTCCATGCGGGACCTGCTCGGCTACACCTTGGAGGAACTGCAGGGCAGGAACATCCGCGAGCTGGTGGCGCCGGGTTCCCTGGCCGCCTTTGACCAGGCCTCCGAGCGGCAGCGGGAGGCCGACGCCCGGGGCGATTACGGCTTCATCAACCGGATGGAGCTGGAACATCTGCGCAAGGACGGGACCTCTGCCTGGGCCGAGACCGTGGCCCGGCGGCTTCTGGACGGCAACGGCCGGTCCTGCGGACTCCAGGGCGTGACCCGCGACGTGTCCGTGCGCCGGGAAATCGCGGCCGCCATGGCCGAGAGCGAGGCCCGGTTCCGCACCCTGTTCGAGGACTCCCCCATCTCCCTGTGGGAGGAGGACCTGACCCGGCTCAAGGCGTACTTCGACGAGCTCAAGGCGTCGGGAGTGACCGATTTCCGCACCTATTTCTACGCCCACCCTGACGCCCTGGCCAAATGCGCCACATTGGTCTCGGTGGTGGACGTGAACAAGGCCACCCTGGACCTCCTGGGCGCGTCCTCCAAGGAGGATCTCTTCGGCAACCTGGACCTGGTCCTGACCGAGAGCTCCATGGCCGCCTTCACCGAGGAGATGATCCTCCTGGCCTCGGGCGGGCACGAATACTGCGGCGAGATCACCCACCGGACCCTGGAGGGCGAGACCATCTGGGTCATGGTCCACTTCTTCGTGCCGGACGAATTCAAGGACACCCTGTCCCGGGTCATCGTCTCCCTGCTGGACGTGACCCCCCGCAAAAACGCCGAAGAAGCGCTCATGGACTCCGAGGAGCGGTACCGCGTGCTGGCCGAGAACTCCCAGGAGGGGGTCATCGTCATGCAGGCCGGGGAGGTCCGTTACGTCAACGAGAGCATGATCCGCATCACCGGCTACACCCTGAAGGAAATCGGCCTCCTGGACTTCGCGGCCATGCTCCACCCCGATGACCGCGCCACCCGGTCGGCCCAGCTCACCCGGCTCTCCACGGACGGCATGAACGACCTGATCGGCTCCTTCCGCATCCTCACCCGGAAAGGGGAGGTCAAGTGGGTGAACATGAACGTCAAGCCGATCATGTGGGGCGGACGCGAAGCCCAGATGCTCATCCTCACGGACATCACCCGGTACAAGTCCCTGGAGTCCGAACTGCTCACCGCCCACGCCCAGATGGAGAACCGCGTGCGCAAGCGGACCGCCGAGCTGTCCGAGGCCAACGTCCAGCTCAAGGCCGAGGCCGAGGAGCGGGGCAAGGCCCAGGAGCGCATCCAGACCCTGACCCAGCAGCTCATCCGGGTCCAGGAGGACGAGCGCCAGCGCATCGCCCGCGACCTGCACGACAACGTGGCCCAGGATCTGTCGTCCATCATGCTCAAGATGGAGACCCTGTTTGACGGCCAGGACTGCGTGGCCCAGGAGCTGTCCGCCCGGGGCGCGTCCGTGGCCGAAGTCCTGCGCGGCTGCATTGCCTCGGTCCGGGAGATCGCCTACGGGCTGCGCCCCCCGGCCCTGGACCAATTGGGCCTGGTCAGGGCGCTGCAAAACCTGTCCCAGGACGCCGGGGCCAGGTACGGCTTCGAAGTTGACTTTTTTTCCACAGGAATCGATAATGTTTCCTTGGACTTTGATGTGGAAATCAATCTTTACCGGATGGTCCAGGAGGCGGTCAGGAACATCTGTCGGCACGCCGAGGCGTCCAAGGCGACCGTCCGCCTCATAAAGAGTCATCCGGACATTCTCATCCGCATCGAGGACAACGGCCGGGGTTTTTCCATGGAGGAGAGGCTGGCCAGAGCGGACCAGGACAAGCGCATGGGCTTGCGGAGCATGGAGGAACGGGCGCGCCTCATCGGCGGCGTGATGGACATCCAGTCCCTGCCCGGAACCGGCACGCGCGTGGTCTTCAAGGTCCCGTTCGAAAACGCGAAAAGGCATGAATAA